The following are encoded together in the Lathyrus oleraceus cultivar Zhongwan6 chromosome 3, CAAS_Psat_ZW6_1.0, whole genome shotgun sequence genome:
- the LOC127127811 gene encoding probable mitochondrial-processing peptidase subunit beta, mitochondrial, with protein MTINKLLTLVRRSNRRTPILSSIRSVSLSTSAAAPVTRSPPSPPPSPPPPNVMVYDRLAESVKAKLQRLENPDPRFLKYGSPKPEIRDHTQILSAPETRVTTLPNGLRVATESNLSGRTATVGVWIDAGSRFETEETNGTAHFLEHMIFKGTERRNARELEEEIENMGGHLNAYTSREQTTYYAKVSQNDVPVALDILADILQNSKFDENRISRERDVILREMEEVEGQTEEVIFDHLHATAFQYTPLGRTILGPAQNIKTITKAHLQDYIQTHYTAPRMVIAASGAVKHEDFVEQVKKLFTKLSTNPTTASQLVEKEPAVFTGSEVRMLDDDIPLAQFAVAFEGASWKDPDSIALMVMQAMLGSWNKSAGGGKHMGSELAQRIGINEIAESTMAFNTNYKDTGLFGIYAVAKPDCLDDLAYAIMYNTTKLAYQVSEDDVTRARNQLKSSLLLHIDGTSPVAEDIGRQLLTYGRRIPFAELFARIDAVDASTIKRVANRFIYDKDVAIAAMGPIQRLPDYNWFRRRTYWNRY; from the exons ATGACGATCAACAAACTCCTCACCCTAGTCCGCCGTTCAAATCGGCGGACTCCCATCCTCTCCTCCATCCGATCCGTCTCCCTCTCCACCTCCGCTGCCGCACCTGTCACCCGCTCTCCACCCTCCCCACCTCCCTCACCTCCTCCTCCCAACGTAATGGTCTACGATCGATTAGCTGAATCGGTCAAAGCCAAACTCCAACGATTGGAAAATCCAGATCCGCGATTCCTCAAATACGGTTCACCGAAACCTGAAATCCGCGACCATACGCAAATCCTCTCCGCTCCTGAAACACGCGTGACGACTCTCCCTAACGGACTCCGTGTCGCCACGGAATCTAATCTCAGTGGAAGAACCGCGACGGTTGGTGTTTGGATCGATGCAGGATCCAGATTCGAGACGGAGGAGACAAACGGAACGGCTCATTTTTTGGAGCATATGATTTTCAAGGGAACGGAAAGACGGAACGCTAGGGAACTCGAAGAGGAGATCGAGAATATGGGCGGACATCTTAACGCATATACGTCCAGGGAGCAGACTACTTATTATGCTAAGGTTTCGCAAAATGATGTTCCTGTTGCACTCGATATTCTGGCTGATATTCTTCAGAATTCGAAATTCGATGAGAATCGGATCAGCCGGGAGCGTGATGTTATTCTTAGGGAAATGGAAGAG GTTGAGGGTCAAACAGAAGAAGTGATCTTTGACCACTTACACGCAACTGCTTTCCAATATACTCCCCTGGGCAGAACCATTTTGGGACCTGCTCAGAACATTAAGACAATCACCAAAGCTCATCTGCAGGACTACATTCAGACACATTACACTGCTCCTAGGATG GTGATAGCTGCATCTGGAGCTGTAAAGCATGAAGATTTTGTTGAACAAGTGAAAAAATTATTTACTAAGTTGTCAACAAATCCCACCACAGCATCTCAGTTGGTAGAGAAAGAGCCAGCAGTTTTCACTGGTTCTGAG GTCAGAATGCTTGATGATGATATTCCCCTTGCACAATTTGCTGTAGCTTTTGAAGGCGCATCTTGGAAAGATCCAGATTCAATTGCTTTGATGGTCATGCAAGCAATGTTGGGTTCTTGGAACAAGTCAGCCGGAGGTGGAAAGCACATGGG TTCGGAGCTAGCACAACGAATTGGCATTAATGAAATTGCAGAAAGCACGATGGCTTTTAATACCAATTACAAGGACACAGGTCTTTTTGGTATTTACGCCGTTGCTAAG CCGGATTGCCTGGATGATTTGGCCTATGCAATAATGTACAATACAACGAAGTTGGCTTATCAGGTTTCAGAAGATGATGTTACACGTGCTCGTAATCAG TTAAAATCTTCGCTTCTGCTTCACATTGATGGAACAAGCCCTGTAGCTGAAGATATTGGTCGCCAG CTACTCACATATGGTCGAAGAATCCCATTTGCTGAATTGTTTGCTAGAATTGACGCAGTTGATGCCAGTACAATTAAACGTGTTGCAAACCGATTTATTTATGACAAG GATGTTGCTATTGCTGCCATGGGACCTATTCAGCGATTACCTGATTACAATTGGTTCAGACGCAGAACCTACTGGAACCGATACTAG